From Ignisphaera aggregans DSM 17230, the proteins below share one genomic window:
- a CDS encoding inner-membrane translocator (COGs: COG1079 ABC-type transport system permease component~InterPro IPR001851~KEGG: smr:Smar_0134 inner-membrane translocator~PFAM: inner-membrane translocator~SPTR: A3DKT7 Inner-membrane translocator~PFAM: Branched-chain amino acid transport system / permease component), with protein MIEVLFNPFNLSILLFVLGDIIVERSGIINLAIDGAIALFISVAFILTQRYGPINSLLYTSLIAIALALLISLLINVLHSSHILTGLSLNIALYGLSAYIGTQFQIGTTIGKTVRLSTWQILLISIGVTLAVWWFLYRTRIGIAIRACGYNPRAADHIGVRVWLYRTVALVIGYIVIAIGAYIHIVIYRGGWRAYTGIGLGFVSLALAMASTWHPLLGLPISILFGYMYTSLYGLQIRYGIPSPILDMAPFIASIAIVTIIMVTPLGKKLGMPKALGEIYFKEERAV; from the coding sequence ATGATTGAAGTGTTATTTAATCCATTTAATCTATCAATACTACTGTTTGTTCTTGGAGATATTATTGTTGAGAGAAGTGGTATTATTAATCTTGCTATCGATGGAGCAATAGCACTATTTATATCAGTAGCATTTATATTGACACAGAGGTATGGTCCGATCAATTCCTTGTTATATACATCGCTAATAGCAATAGCCTTAGCTCTATTAATATCACTATTGATAAATGTTCTACATTCATCACATATATTAACAGGGCTTTCACTAAATATAGCATTATATGGACTTAGTGCATATATTGGAACACAGTTTCAGATAGGTACAACAATTGGAAAAACTGTTAGATTGAGTACATGGCAAATACTACTAATATCCATAGGTGTAACATTAGCTGTATGGTGGTTTCTATATAGGACTCGTATTGGTATAGCTATAAGGGCTTGTGGCTATAATCCTAGAGCAGCAGATCATATCGGTGTTAGAGTATGGCTATATAGGACCGTGGCATTGGTTATTGGATATATTGTAATAGCTATTGGCGCATATATACACATAGTTATATATAGAGGTGGATGGAGAGCATACACAGGGATAGGTCTAGGATTTGTATCGCTAGCCCTAGCAATGGCCTCGACATGGCATCCCCTACTAGGTCTTCCAATATCAATACTCTTTGGATATATGTATACATCTCTCTATGGCTTACAAATAAGATATGGTATACCCTCACCTATACTTGATATGGCACCATTTATTGCCTCTATAGCTATAGTAACTATAATCATGGTTACACCACTAGGTAAGAAACTAGGTATGCCAAAGGCCTTGGGAGAGATATACTTTAAGGAGGAAAGAGCTGTTTAG
- a CDS encoding ABC transporter related (COGs: COG3845 ABC-type uncharacterized transport systems ATPase components~InterPro IPR003439:IPR003593~KEGG: smr:Smar_0132 ABC transporter related~PFAM: ABC transporter related~SMART: AAA ATPase~SPTR: A3DKT5 ABC transporter related~PFAM: ABC transporter), with amino-acid sequence MGVIVNALNIVKRFGSIIALDNVSIQIFESEILGLLGENGSGKSTFAKILYGVYTPDKGVIEINGRRVFLSSPSDAKKLGIVMISQRPQLIDELTAVENIAMFLNISIDAVYRKALAISKDLGIGIDLRKPVYMLSYTEKQFVELIKSIMARPKLLIVDETTTYLPKDVREKFYRALKTINLSGAGVVFITHKIPEAIEVCDRIAVLRNGKLVGIFNKGDVDVDMLRKAMFGERSLYIEKREVRQVVGDKPMLILDNITIFNEYKLKAVDNLSLNVYRGEIVSIVGIAGNGQKELCEGIAGFIPLARGRIIFNGIDISRKSVYERISMGIRYIPEDPFRDSVATDLTLYENIRMFLSGKISYDDVIRYVKELGIYPLDPKIKAYKLSGGNIQKTSLIRLYQNGIKLIIAHNPTRMLDEASSAMVLKKFRELSSHGISILLVTEDIEEALSISDRIAVISRGRIRAIHSSSDIDLDTIEREMTEYA; translated from the coding sequence ATGGGTGTTATTGTTAATGCATTGAATATAGTAAAACGCTTTGGAAGTATCATAGCTCTAGATAATGTTTCTATACAGATTTTTGAGAGTGAGATTCTCGGATTACTTGGAGAGAATGGTTCTGGAAAATCAACATTTGCAAAAATTCTCTATGGAGTCTATACACCTGATAAGGGAGTTATAGAGATTAATGGTAGAAGAGTCTTTCTCTCTTCTCCAAGTGATGCTAAGAAGCTAGGAATAGTAATGATTAGCCAAAGACCTCAGTTGATAGATGAGCTTACAGCTGTTGAAAATATAGCAATGTTTCTCAATATATCTATAGATGCTGTGTATAGAAAAGCTTTAGCTATTTCGAAAGATCTTGGGATAGGTATAGATCTTAGAAAACCTGTGTATATGCTTAGCTATACTGAGAAACAATTTGTTGAATTGATAAAGAGTATTATGGCTAGGCCAAAGCTATTAATAGTTGATGAAACTACAACATATCTACCAAAAGATGTTAGGGAGAAATTCTATAGAGCTTTAAAGACTATTAATCTAAGTGGTGCAGGGGTAGTATTTATTACACATAAGATACCTGAGGCTATAGAGGTTTGTGATAGAATTGCTGTTTTGAGAAATGGTAAACTTGTAGGTATATTTAATAAAGGGGATGTAGATGTAGATATGCTTAGAAAGGCTATGTTTGGAGAGAGAAGTCTTTATATAGAGAAGAGGGAGGTTAGACAGGTTGTAGGAGATAAACCTATGCTGATATTAGATAATATCACTATATTCAATGAATACAAATTGAAGGCTGTAGATAATCTCTCACTCAATGTCTATAGAGGGGAAATAGTATCAATAGTAGGTATAGCTGGTAATGGTCAGAAGGAGCTTTGTGAAGGTATAGCTGGTTTTATTCCTCTGGCTAGAGGGAGAATAATATTCAATGGCATTGATATATCTAGGAAGAGTGTATATGAACGTATATCTATGGGCATTAGATATATTCCTGAAGATCCTTTTAGAGATAGCGTAGCTACAGATCTAACTCTATATGAGAATATAAGAATGTTTTTATCGGGTAAGATAAGTTATGATGATGTTATTAGATATGTAAAAGAACTTGGAATATATCCACTAGATCCAAAGATAAAGGCTTATAAGTTATCCGGTGGAAATATACAGAAAACATCTCTAATTAGACTATATCAAAATGGAATTAAACTCATTATAGCACATAACCCTACTAGAATGTTAGATGAGGCAAGTAGTGCCATGGTTTTAAAGAAATTCAGAGAGTTGTCTAGCCATGGAATATCAATACTTCTTGTAACTGAAGATATAGAGGAGGCTTTATCAATAAGTGATAGAATAGCTGTAATATCTAGGGGAAGGATTAGGGCTATACATAGTTCTAGCGATATAGATTTAGATACTATAGAGAGGGAGATGACGGAATATGCTTAA
- a CDS encoding inner-membrane translocator (COGs: COG4603 ABC-type uncharacterized transport system permease component~InterPro IPR001851~KEGG: dat:HRM2_06330 RbsC1~PFAM: inner-membrane translocator~SPTR: C0QIV7 RbsC1~PFAM: Branched-chain amino acid transport system / permease component) codes for MLKIAVVRRELSLWKNIILRISIALIGIVLISLIVSISMGIDFIKILSKVLSVFISLDPLRYVQVFLPIALGLSIAYHAKLWNLGAEGQLVMGAIGATFIALFTPFGRMDIVGPCIEIIASMAMGILWALIPALLRIYLGVNEALTSLMLNYVAYYIANYLVYGPWKGRGVYGYPETDMIPEASRIPRVYGYSFSIYPIILSIIIMAILWIFLYRTRIGIAIRALGSSPRALEISGISTRRIILLAFIISGALAGFAGGSEVLTYHRKLVPGEKIGAGMGYTAIMVAWFAQLHPLLIPLSSYYVSSLYVVRMFIQEGTAIGDAVARMFIGTIFILILITEFIARYKLVVKI; via the coding sequence ATGCTTAAGATAGCTGTTGTAAGGAGAGAGTTATCTCTATGGAAAAACATTATCTTGAGAATCTCTATAGCATTAATAGGCATTGTACTAATATCACTTATAGTATCTATATCGATGGGGATAGACTTCATTAAAATTCTTAGCAAGGTACTATCTGTATTCATAAGTCTTGACCCACTGAGATATGTTCAAGTATTTCTACCTATTGCACTAGGGCTGAGTATAGCTTATCATGCAAAGCTTTGGAATCTGGGTGCTGAAGGACAGTTGGTTATGGGGGCAATAGGTGCAACATTTATTGCTCTCTTTACACCATTTGGTAGAATGGATATAGTAGGACCTTGTATTGAGATAATTGCATCTATGGCAATGGGAATTCTATGGGCATTGATACCAGCTCTATTAAGAATATATCTAGGTGTTAATGAGGCTTTAACATCGCTAATGCTAAACTATGTAGCTTACTATATAGCTAACTATTTAGTTTATGGTCCTTGGAAAGGAAGAGGTGTCTATGGATATCCAGAGACTGATATGATTCCAGAGGCATCGAGAATACCTAGAGTATATGGATATAGCTTTTCAATATACCCAATAATTCTCTCCATAATAATTATGGCTATTCTATGGATATTCCTATATAGAACTCGTATTGGTATAGCTATAAGAGCTCTTGGATCTAGCCCTAGAGCTCTAGAGATAAGTGGGATCTCAACTAGAAGGATTATTCTATTAGCATTTATAATCTCTGGAGCATTAGCAGGATTTGCTGGTGGTTCAGAGGTTCTAACCTATCATAGAAAACTAGTTCCAGGGGAGAAAATAGGTGCTGGAATGGGATATACAGCAATTATGGTTGCATGGTTTGCACAACTACATCCTCTTCTAATCCCATTATCTTCATACTATGTAAGTTCTCTCTATGTTGTAAGAATGTTTATACAGGAGGGGACAGCTATAGGTGACGCTGTTGCTAGAATGTTTATAGGCACTATATTTATTCTAATATTGATAACAGAGTTTATTGCTAGATACAAACTGGTGGTTAAGATATGA
- a CDS encoding basic membrane lipoprotein (COGs: COG1744 Uncharacterized ABC-type transport system periplasmic component/surface lipoprotein~InterPro IPR003760:IPR010916~KEGG: smr:Smar_0131 basic membrane lipoprotein~PFAM: basic membrane lipoprotein~SPTR: A3DKT4 Basic membrane lipoprotein~PFAM: Basic membrane protein), with amino-acid sequence MAVKTSIAVIAIIIALIAGIGIGYIITPTPPATTITTTALKTETITVTPTSVGVQYTPPEKIKAAWIYVGPVGDYGWSYMHDVGRRVVAELYKDWLETTYYESISKEGVASVIDDLVRKGYTVIFTTSFDHMDPTYDKAKEYPNIMFFHCSGYKRAPNMGTYFADLYQIYYLNGLMAGALTKTGKLGYIAAHTIPEVVRHINAFAIGAMEMGRLLGKNITVYVIEIGDWVAPDKARAAAETLVREYNVDAIAFTEDTTATVEFAQKLYRDEGKQIYVFSHYSPMYSSGPDVVVSGQLVRWEVIYADILAKVKAGIYRPDNLENVDYWYLLNTGAVELGAEVYPNGTIMMISPKFIPVLKEIMVRDPIYGDTVSVYDYVMRRYYLMKEAPMLQSLQGTAITHLYESLSSVSTGAKYVPIQIIAPMFDPFTGPLQGYCIAQYSRFCQGKPAGTEITVPAGERLTHDDLWNMDWFVKGVIYMGMK; translated from the coding sequence ATGGCTGTAAAGACATCTATAGCTGTAATAGCCATTATAATAGCTCTTATAGCAGGAATAGGAATAGGATATATAATTACACCTACACCACCAGCTACAACCATTACAACTACAGCTCTTAAAACAGAGACAATAACAGTAACACCAACATCTGTTGGTGTTCAATATACACCTCCAGAGAAGATTAAAGCTGCATGGATCTATGTTGGTCCTGTGGGAGATTATGGATGGTCATATATGCATGATGTTGGGAGGAGAGTTGTAGCTGAGCTATATAAAGACTGGCTAGAGACTACATATTATGAGTCTATCTCTAAGGAGGGTGTAGCTAGTGTTATAGATGACCTAGTTAGAAAAGGGTATACAGTAATATTTACTACAAGCTTTGACCATATGGATCCTACATATGATAAAGCAAAGGAGTATCCAAATATAATGTTCTTCCACTGCTCTGGCTATAAAAGAGCTCCTAATATGGGGACATACTTTGCTGATCTATATCAGATATACTACCTCAATGGACTTATGGCAGGTGCTCTCACAAAGACAGGTAAACTTGGATATATAGCAGCTCACACTATTCCAGAGGTTGTAAGACATATCAATGCCTTTGCTATAGGGGCTATGGAGATGGGCAGACTTCTTGGTAAGAATATTACTGTATATGTAATTGAAATTGGTGATTGGGTAGCACCTGATAAGGCTAGGGCAGCTGCAGAAACCCTTGTTAGAGAATACAATGTTGATGCAATTGCATTTACTGAAGATACTACTGCAACTGTAGAATTTGCACAGAAACTATATAGAGATGAAGGTAAGCAGATATACGTATTTAGCCACTATAGCCCTATGTATAGCTCTGGACCCGATGTTGTTGTTAGTGGACAGCTAGTAAGATGGGAGGTAATATATGCAGATATATTAGCTAAGGTAAAAGCAGGTATCTATAGACCTGACAATCTTGAAAATGTTGATTATTGGTATCTACTGAATACAGGAGCTGTAGAGCTAGGGGCAGAGGTTTATCCAAATGGTACTATCATGATGATTAGCCCAAAGTTTATACCAGTTCTTAAAGAGATAATGGTTAGAGATCCTATATATGGAGATACTGTATCAGTCTATGACTATGTGATGAGGAGATACTACTTAATGAAGGAAGCACCAATGCTACAATCGCTACAAGGTACAGCTATAACACATCTATATGAATCATTATCAAGCGTATCAACAGGTGCAAAATATGTACCAATACAGATAATAGCACCAATGTTCGACCCGTTTACAGGGCCTTTACAGGGATACTGTATAGCTCAGTACTCAAGATTCTGTCAAGGAAAACCAGCAGGGACAGAGATAACAGTTCCTGCTGGAGAGAGACTTACACATGATGATCTATGGAATATGGATTGGTTTGTAAAAGGAGTTATCTATATGGGTATGAAATAG